The following coding sequences are from one Arachis hypogaea cultivar Tifrunner chromosome 7, arahy.Tifrunner.gnm2.J5K5, whole genome shotgun sequence window:
- the LOC112701858 gene encoding uncharacterized protein encodes MASAASPRIPTETVKNAVEALLKWRDSNSESHKPKLFDADEEFVYLVVTLKTIPHKSRVNPYKVPLPHSLLSPFNETCLIIDDRSKSKPTKQEAQKKIKADNVAVSKVLRLSKLASDYRPFEAKRKLCDSYDLFFADKRVVPLMPRLLGKKFFKKKKVPVQVDLTKKNWKEQVDKACSSALLFLGTGTCCVVKVAKVSMESEQIVENMMAAIEGVVEVVPKKWANVRSLHVKLYESLALPVFQAVPEVKLRIEGSKVEEAEKEKQKMEEEEEGEDHSGAKAVKKKKKGRIHEVRYMDSEVGEDNVEDVAGSEDDGGGVVMEEDLKDAGKGSGELANKKRKKGALSELSSVKELKKSVKRSGKQDKSAKVMKENSIKKSQNSELSVEDGDSGKKGKNIKKKLSQLQSEEADLKKKVRAKKSKKAA; translated from the coding sequence ATGGCTTCCGCAGCCTCTCCAAGAATACCCACCGAGACGGTGAAGAACGCCGTGGAGGCTCTCCTGAAGTGGCGAGATTCCAATTCCGAGTCTCACAAACCCAAACTCTTCGACGCCGACGAAGAATTCGTTTACTTAGTCGTCACTCTGAAAACCATCCCTCACAAATCCCGCGTTAACCCTTACAAGGTCCCTTTACCccactctctcctctctcccttCAACGAAACTTGCCTCATCATCGACGACAGGTCCAAATCCAAACCCACTAAACAAGAAGCTCAAAAGAAGATCAAGGCCGATAACGTCGCCGTTTCCAAGGTCCTCAGGTTGTCGAAGCTGGCCTCCGATTACCGCCCTTTTGAGGCGAAGCGTAAGCTCTGTGATTCATATGATCTTTTTTTCGCTGATAAGAGAGTGGTGCCTTTGATGCCCAGGCTGTTGGGGAAGAAATTCtttaagaagaagaaggtgcCGGTGCAGGTGGACTTGACTAAGAAGAATTGGAAGGAGCAGGTGGATAAGGCGTGTTCGTCGGCGCTTCTGTTTCTTGGAACGGGGACTTGTTGTGTTGTGAAGGTTGCCAAGGTTTCCATGGAGAGCGAGCAGATTGTTGAGAATATGATGGCTGCCATTGAGGGGGTTGTTGAGGTTGTGCCGAAGAAGTGGGCGAATGTGAGGTCCTTGCATGTTAAGCTTTACGAGTCGCTGGCGCTGCCTGTTTTCCAGGCTGTTCCGGAGGTGAAGTTGAGGATTGAGGGAAGTAAGGTTGAGGAGGCTGAGAAAGAGAAGCAGAAgatggaggaggaggaagagggcgAAGACCATAGTGGCGCGAAGgcggtgaagaagaagaagaaggggaggATTCATGAAGTTAGATATATGGATAGCGAAGTTGGTGAGGATAATGTTGAAGATGTGGCAGGTAGTGaagatgatggtggtggtgttgTTATGGAGGAAGATTTAAAGGATGCTGGAAAAGGTAGTGGAGAATTGGCGaataagaagaggaagaaaggggCATTGAGTGAGTTGAGCAGTGTCAAAGAATTGAAAAAATCTGTTAAGAGAAGTGGTAAACAGGATAAATCTGCGAAAGTGATGAAGGAAAATTCCATCAAGAAGAGTCAGAATAGTGAATTATCTGTTGAGGATGGAGATTCAGGAAAAAAGGGGAAGAATATCAAGAAGAAACTATCTCAATTGCAGTCAGAAGAAgctgatttgaaaaagaaagtgagGGCCAAGAAAAGTAAGAAGGCTGCTTAA